A single Hippocampus zosterae strain Florida chromosome 19, ASM2543408v3, whole genome shotgun sequence DNA region contains:
- the ttbk2b gene encoding tau-tubulin kinase 2b isoform X1, giving the protein MSGEHTDILSTADVVRDRWRVVRKIGGGGFGEVYEVLDLLSQATVAMKVESATHPKPVQRTEAVVLRKLQGKDNVCRFVSAGRNERFNYVVMELQGRNLADLRRSRARGTFSVSTTLRLGKQILQGIESIHSVGFLHRDIKPANFAMGRLASTCRCCYMLDFGLARQYMTSNQELRPPRSVAGFRGTVRYASINTHKNKEIGRHDDLWSLFYMLVEFMSGQLPWRKTKDKEQVGNLKEAYDHRLMLNHLPSEFSAFLDHILSLDYYTKPDYELLMSLFDSSMKSHNVLHNDPYDWEKCDSEDMLTAAAAPPTGQELTRLTPAHLGMANASVLPVELQRENTEDVLMLGERFSDADNFPPNPPPSVPARAIWEEMDRIQTQKHVEPVIRKVSCALEEHQNQGNQSPAGSAQSSPRRVRSETLYLDRAVPLLRKMRQSQSLAFERRLAPEPKPTLERFLESCRVKTPPVLSHIGEKALSDDHSGAGTADPEEGAVSSGFVAVNISPVVQEGDSQEWVVLELEQAMKPSSEAQREDKTATTNAVDNENHPPQEGPFVAASPVVSQCSVGSWLLGHRRLPGMLGQMPSVVMGRPHMDQSSSCTPQSPVLERSDTIPLEAPSSKSDEPPGQILKDGKKTDLAPSSSPLKGSTALFTKDPESDSGLPDCSSELNQQAQAICSLLASLRPKDSPCSPKLSRIPIRDPCTPPDSPGRNLHRDRRNRWSSPVPGSPTHSPSPSLSCENLQVTLPRERLSSERGSRSDCGGEDPLSLSSSSGSKSKIPRPMSATFVPEQLSGRLVPHPPPGKPSAGPCADHRRRRLRVRASSTSDAESLSSVNQLAQNRSGQLVSPPTPRPSGSSVLQRSMSCSPSRQEPRDSKAPPVGRSRSGSSAPPPPPAPRHGPLQAKSSGQTPLAPRSIGKGLIKESKGSRKLKR; this is encoded by the exons ATGAGTGGAGAGCATACAGACATCCTGTCAACGGCAGATGTGGTCAGGGACAGATGGAGAGTG GTCAGAAAGATTGGCGGAGGTGGCTTCGGGGAGGTCTACGAGGTCCTGGACCTACTGAGCCAGGCCACCGTTGCCATGAAGGTGGAGTCTGCCACACACCCCAAACCGGTGCAGAGGACGGAGGCGGTCGTGTTGAGGAAGCTGCAGG GCAAAGATAACGTGTGTCGCTTTGTCAGCGCTGGCCGAAACGAACGCTTCAACTATGTGGTGATGGAACTCCAG GGGAGGAACTTGGCCGATCTGCGGAGAAGCAGGGCCCGCGGTACGTTCTCAGTCTCGACGACTCTGAGGCTCGGCAAGCAGATTTTACAGGGCATTGAAAGCATCCATTCCGTGGGCTTCCTGCACCGCGACATTAAACCA GCTAACTTTGCAATGGGAAGACTAGCAAGTACTTGCAGGTGCTGCTACATGCTGGACTTTGGTTTGGCCCGACAGTACATGACCTCCAACCAGGAACTCCGTCCT cctcgGTCAGTGGCTGGCTTCAGAGGAACTGTGCGATATGCTTCAATCAATACTCATAAAAATAAG GAAATTGGTCGTCATGACGATCTATGGTCCCTCTTCTACATGTTGGTTGAATTCATGTCCGGTCAACTCCCATGGAGGAAAACTAAAGACAAG GAACAAGTCGGAAATCTCAAAGAAGCATACGACCACCGCCTCATGCTTAATCACTTACCATCTGAGTTTAGCGCATTCCTGGATCACATCCTCAGCCTGGACTACTATACCAAACCCGACTATGAG CTGCTGATGTCACTGTTTGACAGCTCTATGAAAAGCCACAATGTGCTGCACAATGATCCCTACGACTGGGAGAAATGCGACTCTGAGGACATGCTGACCGCAGCTGCAGCGCCACCAACCGGCCAGGAGCTCACCCGCCTCACGCCAGCTCACTTGGG CATGGCCAATGCCTCAGTGCTGCCAGTGGAATTGCAGAGGGAGAACACAGAGGATGTCCTCATGCTCGGAGAGCGCTTCAGCGACGCCGACAACTTTCCCCCTAACCCCCCTCCGTCCGTTCCCGCAAGAGCCATATGGGAGGAAATGGACCGCATTCAAACCCAGAAGCATGTGGAGCCAGTGATCAGGAAGGTCAGTTGTGCGCTG GAAGAGCATCAGAACCAGGGCAACCAAAGCCCTGCTGGCTCCGCGCAGAGTTCTCCAAGGCGAGTACGATCCGAGACTCTGTACTTGGATCGAGCTGTGCCACTACTCCGGAAGATGCGTCAGAGTCAGAGTTTGGCGTTTGAAAGGAGACTTGCACCTGAACCCAAGCCTACTCTTGAGCGCTTCCTTGAATCCTG tcggGTCAAAACGCCTCCTGTCCTTTCTCACATCGGGGAGAAAGCCTTGTCCGACGATCATTCCGGCGCGGGTACAGCTGACCCGGAGGAAGGTGCGGTCAGCAGCGGTTTTGTTGCAGTCAATATCAGTCCTGTGGTCCAAGAGGGAGACTCCCAGGAGTGGGTGGTACTGGAGCTGGAGCAAGCTATGAAGCCTTCAAGTGAAGCCCAGCGCGAGGACAAAACAGCCACGACGAACGCCGTCGACAACGAGAACCACCCGCCGCAGGAAGGCCCCTTTGTAGCAGCCAGTCCTGTTGTGTCACAGTGTTCTGTCGGGTCGTGGTTACTTGGCCACAGGAGGCTGCCAGGGATGCTGGGGCAAATGCCCTCGGTCGTCATGGGACGACCCCACATGGATCAG TCTTCCAGCTGCACACCGCAGTCTCCTGTGCTCGAAAGAAGTGACACCATACCTCTTGAAGCCCCGTCCAGCAAATCCGATGAACCCCCCGGACAAATCCTAAAAGATGGCAAGAAGACGGATTTGGCCCCGTCGTCGAGCCCACTAAAAGGTTCAACCGCTCTCTTCACAAAAGACCCCGAGAGCGATTCTGGTCTACCTGACTGCTCATCGGAGCTGAACCAGCAGGCTCAAGCGATCTGTTCGCTCCTCGCTTCTTTAAGGCCCAAAGACTCTCCCTGCTCGCCCAAACTGAGCCGCATCCCAATACGAGACCCTTGCACTCCCCCGGATTCTCCGGGCAGGAACCTGCACCGGGACAGGAGAAACCGCTGGAGCAGCCCTGTCCCCGGCTCCCCGACCCACTCCCCTTCTCCGTCACTTTCCTGCGAAAACCTGCAGGTCACTCTACCGCGGGAACGCCTCTCCTCGGAGCGAGGCTCCAGATCGGACTGCGGAGGGGAAGACCCTCTTTCTCTGTCCTCTTCGTCAGGCAGTAAAAGTAAGATCCCACGACCCATGAGCGCCACCTTTGTTCCCGAGCAGCTCAGCGGCAGACTCGTGCCTCACCCGCCTCCCGGGAAACCGTCTGCAGGCCCGTGTGCCGACCACAG GCGGCGGCGTTTGCGAGTGCGCGCCAGCAGCACCAGCGACGCGGAATCCTTGTCCAGTGTGAACCAGTTGGCGCAGAACCGCAGCGGCCAGCTGGTCAGCCCGCCTACACCCCGCCCTTCCGGCTCCTCCGTCCTGCAGCGCTCGATGAGTTGCTCGCCGTCCCGCCAGGAGCCCCGCGACAGCAAGGCACCGCCTGTGGGACGCAGCCGCTCGGGGTCATCTgcgccacctcctcctcccgccCCACGACACGGCCCCTTGCAAGCCAAGTCATCCGGGCAGACTCCGTTGGCCCCGCGCTCTATAGGAAAAGGTTTGATCAAGGAGAGCAAAGGCTCAAGGAAACTGAAACGGTGA
- the ttbk2b gene encoding tau-tubulin kinase 2b isoform X2 — translation MSGEHTDILSTADVVRDRWRVVRKIGGGGFGEVYEVLDLLSQATVAMKVESATHPKPVQRTEAVVLRKLQGKDNVCRFVSAGRNERFNYVVMELQGRNLADLRRSRARGTFSVSTTLRLGKQILQGIESIHSVGFLHRDIKPANFAMGRLASTCRCCYMLDFGLARQYMTSNQELRPPRSVAGFRGTVRYASINTHKNKEIGRHDDLWSLFYMLVEFMSGQLPWRKTKDKEQVGNLKEAYDHRLMLNHLPSEFSAFLDHILSLDYYTKPDYELLMSLFDSSMKSHNVLHNDPYDWEKCDSEDMLTAAAAPPTGQELTRLTPAHLGMANASVLPVELQRENTEDVLMLGERFSDADNFPPNPPPSVPARAIWEEMDRIQTQKHVEPVIRKVVTEEEHQNQGNQSPAGSAQSSPRRVRSETLYLDRAVPLLRKMRQSQSLAFERRLAPEPKPTLERFLESCRVKTPPVLSHIGEKALSDDHSGAGTADPEEGAVSSGFVAVNISPVVQEGDSQEWVVLELEQAMKPSSEAQREDKTATTNAVDNENHPPQEGPFVAASPVVSQCSVGSWLLGHRRLPGMLGQMPSVVMGRPHMDQSSSCTPQSPVLERSDTIPLEAPSSKSDEPPGQILKDGKKTDLAPSSSPLKGSTALFTKDPESDSGLPDCSSELNQQAQAICSLLASLRPKDSPCSPKLSRIPIRDPCTPPDSPGRNLHRDRRNRWSSPVPGSPTHSPSPSLSCENLQVTLPRERLSSERGSRSDCGGEDPLSLSSSSGSKSKIPRPMSATFVPEQLSGRLVPHPPPGKPSAGPCADHRRRRLRVRASSTSDAESLSSVNQLAQNRSGQLVSPPTPRPSGSSVLQRSMSCSPSRQEPRDSKAPPVGRSRSGSSAPPPPPAPRHGPLQAKSSGQTPLAPRSIGKGLIKESKGSRKLKR, via the exons ATGAGTGGAGAGCATACAGACATCCTGTCAACGGCAGATGTGGTCAGGGACAGATGGAGAGTG GTCAGAAAGATTGGCGGAGGTGGCTTCGGGGAGGTCTACGAGGTCCTGGACCTACTGAGCCAGGCCACCGTTGCCATGAAGGTGGAGTCTGCCACACACCCCAAACCGGTGCAGAGGACGGAGGCGGTCGTGTTGAGGAAGCTGCAGG GCAAAGATAACGTGTGTCGCTTTGTCAGCGCTGGCCGAAACGAACGCTTCAACTATGTGGTGATGGAACTCCAG GGGAGGAACTTGGCCGATCTGCGGAGAAGCAGGGCCCGCGGTACGTTCTCAGTCTCGACGACTCTGAGGCTCGGCAAGCAGATTTTACAGGGCATTGAAAGCATCCATTCCGTGGGCTTCCTGCACCGCGACATTAAACCA GCTAACTTTGCAATGGGAAGACTAGCAAGTACTTGCAGGTGCTGCTACATGCTGGACTTTGGTTTGGCCCGACAGTACATGACCTCCAACCAGGAACTCCGTCCT cctcgGTCAGTGGCTGGCTTCAGAGGAACTGTGCGATATGCTTCAATCAATACTCATAAAAATAAG GAAATTGGTCGTCATGACGATCTATGGTCCCTCTTCTACATGTTGGTTGAATTCATGTCCGGTCAACTCCCATGGAGGAAAACTAAAGACAAG GAACAAGTCGGAAATCTCAAAGAAGCATACGACCACCGCCTCATGCTTAATCACTTACCATCTGAGTTTAGCGCATTCCTGGATCACATCCTCAGCCTGGACTACTATACCAAACCCGACTATGAG CTGCTGATGTCACTGTTTGACAGCTCTATGAAAAGCCACAATGTGCTGCACAATGATCCCTACGACTGGGAGAAATGCGACTCTGAGGACATGCTGACCGCAGCTGCAGCGCCACCAACCGGCCAGGAGCTCACCCGCCTCACGCCAGCTCACTTGGG CATGGCCAATGCCTCAGTGCTGCCAGTGGAATTGCAGAGGGAGAACACAGAGGATGTCCTCATGCTCGGAGAGCGCTTCAGCGACGCCGACAACTTTCCCCCTAACCCCCCTCCGTCCGTTCCCGCAAGAGCCATATGGGAGGAAATGGACCGCATTCAAACCCAGAAGCATGTGGAGCCAGTGATCAGGAAG gtGGTGACTGAGGAAGAGCATCAGAACCAGGGCAACCAAAGCCCTGCTGGCTCCGCGCAGAGTTCTCCAAGGCGAGTACGATCCGAGACTCTGTACTTGGATCGAGCTGTGCCACTACTCCGGAAGATGCGTCAGAGTCAGAGTTTGGCGTTTGAAAGGAGACTTGCACCTGAACCCAAGCCTACTCTTGAGCGCTTCCTTGAATCCTG tcggGTCAAAACGCCTCCTGTCCTTTCTCACATCGGGGAGAAAGCCTTGTCCGACGATCATTCCGGCGCGGGTACAGCTGACCCGGAGGAAGGTGCGGTCAGCAGCGGTTTTGTTGCAGTCAATATCAGTCCTGTGGTCCAAGAGGGAGACTCCCAGGAGTGGGTGGTACTGGAGCTGGAGCAAGCTATGAAGCCTTCAAGTGAAGCCCAGCGCGAGGACAAAACAGCCACGACGAACGCCGTCGACAACGAGAACCACCCGCCGCAGGAAGGCCCCTTTGTAGCAGCCAGTCCTGTTGTGTCACAGTGTTCTGTCGGGTCGTGGTTACTTGGCCACAGGAGGCTGCCAGGGATGCTGGGGCAAATGCCCTCGGTCGTCATGGGACGACCCCACATGGATCAG TCTTCCAGCTGCACACCGCAGTCTCCTGTGCTCGAAAGAAGTGACACCATACCTCTTGAAGCCCCGTCCAGCAAATCCGATGAACCCCCCGGACAAATCCTAAAAGATGGCAAGAAGACGGATTTGGCCCCGTCGTCGAGCCCACTAAAAGGTTCAACCGCTCTCTTCACAAAAGACCCCGAGAGCGATTCTGGTCTACCTGACTGCTCATCGGAGCTGAACCAGCAGGCTCAAGCGATCTGTTCGCTCCTCGCTTCTTTAAGGCCCAAAGACTCTCCCTGCTCGCCCAAACTGAGCCGCATCCCAATACGAGACCCTTGCACTCCCCCGGATTCTCCGGGCAGGAACCTGCACCGGGACAGGAGAAACCGCTGGAGCAGCCCTGTCCCCGGCTCCCCGACCCACTCCCCTTCTCCGTCACTTTCCTGCGAAAACCTGCAGGTCACTCTACCGCGGGAACGCCTCTCCTCGGAGCGAGGCTCCAGATCGGACTGCGGAGGGGAAGACCCTCTTTCTCTGTCCTCTTCGTCAGGCAGTAAAAGTAAGATCCCACGACCCATGAGCGCCACCTTTGTTCCCGAGCAGCTCAGCGGCAGACTCGTGCCTCACCCGCCTCCCGGGAAACCGTCTGCAGGCCCGTGTGCCGACCACAG GCGGCGGCGTTTGCGAGTGCGCGCCAGCAGCACCAGCGACGCGGAATCCTTGTCCAGTGTGAACCAGTTGGCGCAGAACCGCAGCGGCCAGCTGGTCAGCCCGCCTACACCCCGCCCTTCCGGCTCCTCCGTCCTGCAGCGCTCGATGAGTTGCTCGCCGTCCCGCCAGGAGCCCCGCGACAGCAAGGCACCGCCTGTGGGACGCAGCCGCTCGGGGTCATCTgcgccacctcctcctcccgccCCACGACACGGCCCCTTGCAAGCCAAGTCATCCGGGCAGACTCCGTTGGCCCCGCGCTCTATAGGAAAAGGTTTGATCAAGGAGAGCAAAGGCTCAAGGAAACTGAAACGGTGA